One segment of Clostridium ljungdahlii DSM 13528 DNA contains the following:
- a CDS encoding MBL fold metallo-hydrolase encodes MEIKNIKGNTFCIDTKMACIPFYKINYREIIMMDSGWPRGGEREGIAEVLKTNNLKVTAIICTHAHMDHIGNAEYLKEKYNCIIAMPECEAVTCSSIINLKFYHNNYNMAEIAKHFGQMVCKTDIMITPDQESIYVCGVKFKIIHTPGHSAAHICVITPDDVAYLGDALVGYELMEQAKMPYSYSLTDDLKSKEKLYDLNCSKYIVAHKDIYDDITKLIKDNIKFYKDTANSIYDVIDKNGSMTMEEIFRSVTKNFNISLDNRVKYGLTETILVSYVRYLNEKGMLDLSMENGLYKYLKKAPICTNVY; translated from the coding sequence ATGGAAATAAAAAATATAAAGGGAAATACATTTTGTATTGATACTAAAATGGCATGCATACCTTTTTATAAGATCAATTATAGAGAAATAATTATGATGGATTCTGGATGGCCAAGAGGAGGAGAAAGGGAAGGTATAGCTGAAGTTTTAAAAACGAATAATTTAAAAGTAACTGCTATAATATGCACTCATGCTCATATGGATCATATAGGTAATGCTGAATATTTGAAAGAAAAGTATAATTGTATTATTGCTATGCCGGAATGTGAAGCTGTTACTTGCAGTTCAATTATTAACTTGAAATTTTATCATAATAATTATAACATGGCTGAAATTGCAAAACATTTTGGACAGATGGTTTGTAAAACAGATATTATGATTACACCTGATCAAGAAAGTATATATGTTTGTGGTGTCAAATTTAAAATTATTCATACACCAGGACATAGTGCTGCCCATATATGTGTCATTACTCCTGATGATGTGGCATATTTAGGGGATGCCCTTGTTGGATATGAATTAATGGAGCAAGCTAAAATGCCTTATTCCTATTCTCTGACGGATGATTTGAAAAGCAAAGAGAAACTTTATGACTTAAATTGTAGTAAATATATTGTGGCACATAAAGACATATATGATGATATTACAAAGCTCATAAAGGATAATATAAAATTTTATAAAGATACGGCAAATAGCATATATGATGTAATAGATAAAAATGGAAGCATGACAATGGAAGAAATTTTTAGATCAGTAACTAAAAATTTTAACATTAGTCTGGATAACAGGGTAAAATATGGATTAACAGAAACAATTTTAGTATCCTATGTGAGATATCTTAATGAAAAAGGTATGCTGGATTTAAGTATGGAGAATGGACTTTATAAATATTTAAAAAAGGCACCTATTTGTACTAACGTTTATTAA
- a CDS encoding zinc ribbon domain-containing protein, protein MKLNFRKKDDYICPYCFSKHALNEVNFICRNDPDLCENARNLTPIKPKNVEDKNEMPDYVFCNECGQKTNIKVCPTCNQELPYSIGEYDNLIFAVIGAKEAGKSHYIAVLIQKIMNEIASAFNYSLSAVDDATMNRYRNDFYNPIFKRNEIIGVTHSAKTDASVKQPLIYNLVFKDNGIFGSFLKSKKISNAVTIAFFDTAGEDLDSENTMKTVNKYIYNSSGIIFLLDPLQLEEVRRKLPKNIKLPQQNTEIEDLLSRTANLIRKANDIGMDKLIDIPVAVAFSKIDAVESLIDPSSCINYPSSHVSKGYFDLADFEDVNGTMESLVRNWGGENFANQLSSNFKEYAYFGLTALGCNPESNRIAKLRPHRVEDPFLWLLYKYKFIKGEKRK, encoded by the coding sequence GTGAAACTTAACTTTAGAAAAAAAGATGATTATATATGTCCCTATTGTTTTTCTAAACATGCTTTAAATGAAGTGAATTTTATATGCAGAAATGATCCTGATTTATGTGAAAATGCAAGAAACCTAACGCCCATAAAGCCAAAGAACGTTGAGGACAAAAATGAAATGCCGGATTATGTGTTTTGCAATGAGTGTGGACAGAAAACCAATATAAAAGTATGTCCAACCTGTAATCAGGAACTCCCATATTCAATTGGAGAATATGATAATTTAATATTTGCAGTAATTGGTGCAAAGGAGGCAGGAAAAAGCCATTATATTGCAGTTTTGATTCAAAAGATAATGAACGAGATAGCTTCAGCCTTCAATTATAGTCTTTCAGCAGTTGATGATGCTACTATGAATAGATATAGAAATGATTTTTATAATCCTATTTTTAAGAGAAATGAAATTATAGGAGTAACTCATTCTGCTAAAACTGATGCTTCTGTAAAGCAGCCTCTTATATATAATCTTGTTTTTAAGGATAACGGAATATTTGGAAGCTTTTTAAAAAGTAAGAAGATAAGCAATGCAGTTACTATTGCTTTTTTTGATACTGCAGGTGAGGATTTAGATTCTGAAAATACTATGAAAACTGTAAATAAGTACATATATAATTCTTCAGGTATAATATTTTTGCTTGACCCTCTTCAGCTGGAGGAAGTCAGGAGAAAGCTGCCTAAAAATATTAAATTGCCGCAGCAAAATACAGAAATAGAAGACTTGCTTTCTAGAACGGCAAACCTTATTAGAAAAGCAAATGATATAGGAATGGATAAGCTTATAGACATACCTGTGGCTGTGGCTTTTTCAAAAATTGATGCAGTGGAATCACTGATTGATCCATCAAGCTGCATAAATTATCCAAGCAGCCATGTAAGTAAGGGATATTTTGATTTGGCAGATTTTGAGGATGTAAATGGAACAATGGAATCTTTAGTCAGGAACTGGGGTGGAGAAAATTTTGCAAATCAGCTTAGTTCAAATTTTAAAGAGTACGCTTATTTTGGATTGACAGCTCTTGGATGTAATCCTGAAAGTAACAGGATAGCTAAGCTTAGACCACATAGGGTAGAAGATCCTTTTTTGTGGCTTCTCTATAAATACAAATTTATTAAGGGAGAAAAGAGGAAGTGA
- a CDS encoding tubulin-like doman-containing protein yields the protein MNTRVREHLEDLEVSKGGGIISDKIRIETIPNPVLVIGLGGTGIDAMLRLKYQINKRFVLEQDSISNTRKDKPKKVEFLGFETNQGEKNKRYPMNGGVGLDPQSELVMLSNAEVRSILNDRKILDDCIKEWLAPELSSESGTDGAGGVRQVGRLLLFTKINEIVDCLEKKIRLLQEDTEEILHVFVLSGLSGGTGSGTFIDIAYIVRGIMNNIYGAKGDDKVNIMSYLFMPDVNLSKTSDNQSAQSYIIKNGFAALKELDYLMGIGDRHERFTQKYRNRITVDSPMPPFNLCHLISATNVDGRPMSNAYDYCMNVTAENIVNFMSNEVRESGGVFAIQDYISNLKQNTDNMAKPYMANYKYVMIGASSAVLPLEEITTYMAYKLFEKIQYMFENMPKEQEIDQFIRKARLDEDAVIDRFEEHLQNRKPLTGYKNREKFNYDNVIKKQSVNIDEEMKEYLRDCTNEYDKVKTQYPGEILKLVKDMVNQIFKDPKKGPFYASRVLFSDGFCVVRTLEAQVTSLNERLMNISTEIKSAEELAEDKFVEARKALLFTKEGKKNDYIEAKSEEYLLKSEEQRIMRMADFYSSVIEELSKLNNSIYRVYTEILNELNRIFKEDGDVLVKGEEIEGALGRTYSWTVVKVPDLVDYIEKVVNKEEADDIVRRFSERLLEESEKWIDEMHIDVVGSISSFVSEEYGDVITKSMEDFLALEYGEDKSIINIVKDEIAPKLDRDAVPIFHLSNTEALNFPAWSMVSVPRNAKKILEGIKEYKKNSNKGNAINIKESMVTNRIFWLNTKNGVPLYSYAPIKHYEEIYEKTMFERDGIGRHLYQNGEKNWVYLPSPIPEEAWGTTYVNDRVKEYNEKVRNLFDRALELGCIVDTQKGSNERYKCIITEEFDIDDFMKNYNMDMKGDKINIGEVKRAIGDMNKLIQDKLTPVQDSDSQKYYIYESSSSEKAKIDLIRTPELTELVKKEVEKYEKIIDKKKELENIISDLSKAEANVDSFLRALYTETIIKKGLLYVYNGSEDSKVDIEPFINVLKQKEYQYKAIFDKYETLDKGEKTIVDKTSDRKLEQLSTGDGVEILKLKVSSIIEEVKSSVGELDTRKYQMVEGDKLYAFYTDILSRLQEVQKLLA from the coding sequence ATGAATACTAGAGTTAGGGAACACCTGGAAGACCTTGAAGTTAGCAAAGGTGGAGGAATAATAAGTGATAAGATACGTATAGAAACCATACCTAATCCAGTTCTTGTAATAGGACTTGGAGGAACAGGTATAGATGCTATGCTGAGATTAAAATATCAAATAAATAAAAGATTTGTGCTAGAACAGGACAGTATTTCAAATACAAGAAAAGATAAACCCAAGAAAGTTGAGTTCTTAGGTTTTGAAACAAATCAGGGAGAAAAAAATAAAAGATATCCCATGAATGGTGGGGTAGGACTTGATCCTCAAAGTGAACTTGTCATGCTTTCAAATGCAGAAGTTAGGTCCATATTAAACGATCGTAAGATACTAGATGATTGTATAAAAGAGTGGCTGGCACCAGAGTTGTCTTCTGAAAGTGGTACTGATGGTGCAGGTGGAGTTAGACAGGTTGGCAGACTGCTGCTTTTTACAAAAATTAATGAGATTGTGGATTGCTTAGAAAAGAAAATAAGACTTCTTCAGGAAGACACAGAGGAAATTTTACATGTGTTTGTACTTTCTGGACTTTCAGGAGGAACTGGAAGTGGAACCTTCATAGATATTGCCTATATAGTAAGGGGAATAATGAATAATATTTACGGAGCAAAAGGCGATGACAAGGTAAATATTATGAGCTATTTATTTATGCCAGATGTTAACTTATCTAAGACTTCTGACAACCAATCTGCACAATCCTATATTATAAAAAATGGATTTGCAGCACTTAAAGAGTTGGATTATCTTATGGGTATTGGTGATAGGCATGAGAGGTTTACTCAAAAATACAGAAACAGGATTACAGTGGATTCACCTATGCCTCCTTTTAATCTGTGCCATCTTATTTCTGCTACAAATGTAGACGGCAGACCTATGAGCAATGCCTATGACTACTGCATGAATGTAACTGCAGAAAATATTGTAAACTTCATGTCAAATGAGGTTAGAGAATCTGGAGGAGTATTTGCAATACAGGATTATATAAGCAACTTGAAGCAGAACACGGATAATATGGCAAAACCATATATGGCAAATTACAAATATGTAATGATAGGTGCCTCCTCTGCAGTACTTCCTCTTGAAGAAATTACTACTTATATGGCATATAAACTTTTTGAAAAAATACAGTATATGTTTGAGAACATGCCTAAAGAACAGGAAATAGATCAGTTTATAAGAAAGGCAAGATTAGATGAGGATGCTGTAATAGACAGATTTGAAGAGCATCTTCAAAATAGAAAGCCACTAACAGGTTATAAAAACAGGGAAAAGTTTAATTATGACAATGTAATAAAAAAGCAGTCCGTGAATATAGATGAAGAGATGAAGGAGTACTTGAGGGACTGCACAAATGAATATGATAAAGTAAAAACACAGTATCCGGGCGAAATTTTAAAACTGGTTAAGGATATGGTGAATCAAATTTTTAAAGACCCTAAAAAAGGACCTTTTTATGCATCCAGGGTGTTGTTTTCAGATGGATTTTGTGTTGTAAGAACTCTAGAGGCACAGGTAACTTCTTTAAATGAAAGACTTATGAATATTTCTACGGAAATAAAGTCTGCAGAAGAACTAGCTGAGGATAAGTTTGTAGAAGCTAGAAAAGCCCTATTGTTTACTAAAGAAGGCAAAAAAAATGATTACATAGAGGCTAAAAGTGAAGAGTATTTATTAAAATCTGAAGAACAGAGAATAATGAGGATGGCTGATTTTTACAGCAGTGTAATTGAAGAGCTTAGCAAACTGAATAACAGTATTTATAGGGTATATACTGAAATATTAAATGAATTGAACAGGATATTTAAAGAAGATGGAGACGTACTTGTAAAGGGAGAGGAAATAGAAGGAGCTCTTGGAAGAACTTATTCCTGGACAGTAGTAAAAGTGCCGGATTTAGTGGATTATATTGAAAAAGTTGTGAATAAAGAAGAAGCAGATGATATTGTAAGGAGATTTTCTGAGAGACTTTTAGAGGAATCTGAGAAATGGATTGACGAAATGCATATTGATGTAGTTGGCTCAATTTCAAGTTTTGTCTCAGAAGAATACGGAGATGTAATAACAAAGTCCATGGAAGATTTCCTTGCTTTAGAATACGGAGAAGATAAATCCATAATAAATATAGTTAAAGATGAAATTGCACCAAAGCTTGATAGGGATGCAGTGCCTATTTTCCATTTAAGTAATACGGAGGCATTGAATTTCCCAGCGTGGAGTATGGTTTCAGTGCCTAGAAATGCAAAGAAAATTCTTGAAGGAATTAAGGAATATAAGAAAAATTCCAATAAAGGCAATGCCATTAACATTAAGGAGAGTATGGTTACAAATAGGATATTCTGGCTTAATACTAAAAATGGAGTTCCATTGTATTCTTATGCTCCTATAAAACATTACGAAGAGATTTATGAAAAGACTATGTTTGAACGGGATGGAATAGGAAGGCATTTATATCAAAACGGAGAGAAAAATTGGGTATACCTTCCATCACCTATTCCAGAAGAAGCTTGGGGTACAACTTATGTAAATGATAGAGTGAAAGAATATAATGAAAAAGTAAGGAATCTCTTTGACAGAGCCTTAGAACTTGGATGTATAGTAGATACCCAAAAGGGAAGCAATGAAAGATACAAGTGTATTATTACTGAAGAATTTGATATAGATGATTTTATGAAAAATTATAATATGGATATGAAAGGTGACAAAATAAATATAGGAGAGGTAAAAAGGGCCATAGGGGATATGAACAAACTTATTCAGGATAAGCTGACCCCTGTGCAAGATAGTGACAGCCAGAAATATTATATTTATGAAAGCAGCAGCAGCGAAAAGGCTAAAATTGATCTGATAAGAACTCCAGAACTTACAGAGCTTGTAAAAAAAGAGGTGGAAAAGTATGAAAAAATAATAGATAAGAAAAAGGAGCTTGAAAATATAATATCAGATTTGAGCAAAGCTGAAGCTAATGTAGATAGTTTTTTAAGGGCACTTTATACGGAAACTATAATAAAGAAGGGTTTGCTTTATGTCTATAATGGAAGTGAAGACAGCAAAGTAGATATAGAACCTTTTATAAATGTATTAAAGCAAAAGGAATATCAGTATAAGGCTATATTTGATAAATATGAGACTTTAGATAAGGGAGAAAAGACTATTGTAGATAAAACTTCAGATAGAAAGTTAGAACAACTTTCCACAGGAGATGGAGTTGAAATTCTAAAATTGAAAGTAAGTTCTATTATAGAAGAAGTGAAATCATCTGTTGGTGAACTGGACACTAGAAAGTATCAGATGGTAGAGGGTGATAAATTGTATGCTTTTTATACTGACATACTTTCAAGACTTCAAGAAGTACAAAAATTGCTGGCTTAG
- a CDS encoding ABC transporter permease, with the protein MFISSKVALQFLKHSKLQTFVIILGIAVGVSVQIFIGLLSSGLENTILNKIAGNSAQVTVYSNNGSIENWSDIKNKIVKEDKNVKATAPVVDSQVFIKLKDTNQPVQIRGFMPEDVNSLYNIKGSIYEGKMYENSGQVIIGKDLKKKLDLKLGDNIDLFTMGGKKLTLNIVGFFDLGAAKVNGAWVITDLGDVQNLIDFGNKATSIEIAVKDIYNADLEGKKVTKIISDNSLNVQNWKDQNKFLASGMVGEKICTIIIQFFVLLAAVLSIISILGISVVQKYKQIGILKAMGIKDGSAAFIFFVQAFILGVLGTALGLLFTWLYIKGFNRYIVNSEGLPLVNIVVNHKFILASSIIDVAASTFAALFPAFKSFRLNPVEVIKNG; encoded by the coding sequence TTGTTTATATCATCAAAAGTAGCTCTTCAGTTTTTAAAACACAGTAAATTGCAAACCTTTGTCATAATACTGGGAATTGCAGTAGGAGTTTCTGTGCAAATATTTATAGGGCTTTTAAGCAGTGGACTTGAAAATACTATTTTAAATAAAATTGCAGGAAATTCAGCTCAGGTTACGGTTTATTCTAATAACGGCAGCATAGAAAATTGGAGTGATATAAAAAATAAGATTGTAAAAGAAGATAAAAATGTGAAAGCTACGGCACCTGTAGTTGATTCCCAGGTATTTATTAAATTAAAGGATACTAACCAACCTGTTCAGATTAGAGGATTTATGCCTGAAGATGTAAATTCACTTTATAACATAAAAGGCAGTATATATGAAGGAAAAATGTATGAAAATAGTGGACAAGTTATTATAGGAAAGGACTTGAAGAAGAAGCTTGACTTAAAACTTGGAGATAATATAGATTTGTTTACCATGGGCGGGAAAAAGTTGACTTTAAACATAGTTGGCTTCTTTGATCTTGGAGCTGCTAAAGTAAATGGAGCCTGGGTTATTACGGATTTAGGTGATGTTCAAAATTTAATTGATTTTGGCAATAAGGCTACTTCTATAGAAATTGCAGTTAAGGATATATATAATGCGGACTTGGAAGGAAAGAAAGTAACTAAAATAATTTCTGATAATAGTCTTAATGTGCAGAATTGGAAAGATCAGAATAAATTTTTAGCCAGTGGGATGGTTGGAGAAAAAATTTGTACAATAATAATTCAGTTTTTTGTACTTCTTGCAGCAGTCCTCAGTATCATAAGTATACTTGGTATAAGTGTAGTTCAAAAATATAAACAGATAGGTATATTAAAGGCCATGGGTATAAAAGATGGAAGTGCAGCTTTTATATTTTTTGTACAAGCTTTTATACTTGGAGTATTGGGAACGGCTTTGGGATTGCTTTTTACATGGTTGTACATAAAAGGGTTTAATAGATATATAGTTAATTCCGAAGGATTGCCTCTAGTTAATATAGTTGTGAACCATAAATTTATTTTAGCATCATCTATTATTGATGTAGCTGCGTCAACTTTTGCGGCACTCTTTCCAGCATTTAAGTCATTTAGACTTAATCCTGTGGAGGTAATAAAAAATGGATAA
- a CDS encoding vWA domain-containing protein, with amino-acid sequence MKTRAKMVLIAVFVYVLQLGFIPSQKVYASTSSPNVDVVFVLDSSGSMKQSDPEEIRTEAIKMFLDMGQVQGNKAGLVAYSDTIIKEHNLDAINSESDKERIEEMASNIPLGQKTDIGRGLLEGAKVLDSGHDSNNRPLIILLSDGKNDSQRSASESLKDLNSAISTCKSKGYPVYTIGLNYDGTVDKAQLTQIASETKGKNYITNKASDLTDILKDIYGDSANVKVQDQGNIVADGTFQDFKINVPGSNVLEANISMVTDNPLELKLINPSGKEIQIPSSDVVFTKSKKYSVLKIVKPASGQWNLKVKGVSGSNIKISYVFNYKNQGNQSSVDKNIQGDKSVFKSPKVIGAAAAAALIIIGLAAFVLMKKRRVQGFGRLEIHIKDESTSEVLSPQFRNLDNYSGSFTLFEVLGLKEEYAETENIKFIFKEDDSIELVNKSGCVLQKSGRKLEEGSKLLLYNRDKVTVFLNKVTKSITLEFHSK; translated from the coding sequence GTGAAAACTAGAGCTAAGATGGTTCTCATTGCAGTTTTTGTGTATGTTCTCCAATTGGGTTTTATACCTTCACAAAAGGTATATGCCAGTACATCATCTCCAAATGTAGATGTAGTTTTTGTGCTTGATTCAAGTGGGTCTATGAAACAAAGTGATCCAGAGGAGATAAGGACAGAAGCTATAAAGATGTTTTTGGATATGGGACAGGTACAGGGAAACAAGGCAGGACTTGTGGCTTATTCAGATACTATAATAAAAGAACATAACCTGGATGCAATAAATTCTGAATCGGATAAAGAGAGAATAGAGGAAATGGCTTCTAATATACCTCTTGGGCAGAAAACCGATATTGGAAGAGGTCTTTTGGAAGGTGCAAAGGTATTAGATAGTGGACATGACAGCAATAATAGACCACTTATAATACTGCTGTCCGATGGCAAAAATGATTCTCAAAGGAGTGCCAGTGAATCTTTAAAGGATTTAAATAGTGCAATAAGCACATGCAAAAGCAAAGGTTATCCTGTGTATACTATAGGACTCAACTATGATGGAACTGTAGATAAAGCACAGTTAACTCAAATAGCCAGTGAAACAAAGGGAAAAAACTACATAACCAATAAGGCATCAGACCTTACAGATATACTAAAGGATATATATGGAGACAGTGCAAATGTAAAAGTTCAGGATCAGGGAAATATTGTGGCTGATGGAACCTTTCAGGATTTTAAAATAAATGTACCAGGGTCAAATGTTTTGGAAGCCAATATATCTATGGTTACAGACAACCCTTTAGAATTAAAGCTTATAAACCCTTCAGGTAAGGAAATACAGATACCTTCAAGTGATGTGGTTTTTACAAAATCAAAGAAGTATTCAGTACTTAAGATTGTAAAACCTGCGAGCGGTCAGTGGAATCTAAAGGTGAAAGGTGTAAGCGGAAGTAATATAAAGATAAGTTATGTATTTAACTATAAAAATCAGGGAAACCAAAGTTCTGTAGATAAAAACATTCAAGGCGATAAGTCTGTATTTAAAAGTCCAAAGGTCATAGGAGCAGCTGCGGCTGCAGCACTAATTATTATAGGTCTTGCAGCCTTTGTACTGATGAAGAAAAGACGTGTACAGGGATTTGGAAGACTAGAAATTCACATTAAGGATGAAAGTACTAGTGAGGTTCTTTCACCTCAATTTAGAAATTTGGATAATTACAGCGGAAGTTTTACACTTTTTGAAGTCTTAGGATTAAAAGAAGAGTATGCAGAAACAGAAAATATAAAATTCATATTTAAAGAAGATGACAGCATAGAACTTGTAAATAAGTCAGGCTGTGTACTGCAAAAGTCTGGTAGAAAGCTTGAGGAGGGTTCTAAGCTACTCCTTTATAACAGGGATAAAGTAACAGTGTTTTTAAATAAAGTAACAAAGAGTATAACATTAGAATTTCACTCAAAATAG
- a CDS encoding ABC transporter ATP-binding protein: protein MDNIIQLENVNKIYGRRVKNKVLSEVNISVEKGSFNSIIGASGSGKTTLLNIMGMLDKPTTGEVYIQGKSIKSIGRNSRAAVRNKSIGFVFQFHYLLPEFNAIQNVLMPYRIKHFFCGRSAKRKAEELLELVGLSECKKKKVYDLSGGQQQRIAIARALMNDPSIVLADEPTGNLDSTNAESIYKLFRQINDKFSTTFIIVTHDVNIANKTDRIIQIKDGQVRD, encoded by the coding sequence ATGGATAATATCATTCAACTTGAAAACGTGAATAAGATATATGGAAGAAGAGTTAAAAATAAGGTTTTATCGGAAGTAAATATATCCGTAGAAAAAGGATCTTTTAATTCCATTATAGGGGCATCGGGAAGTGGAAAGACCACTCTTTTAAATATAATGGGGATGTTGGATAAGCCAACAACAGGAGAAGTGTACATACAGGGTAAAAGTATAAAAAGTATAGGGAGAAATTCAAGAGCTGCAGTGAGAAATAAAAGCATAGGATTTGTTTTTCAGTTTCATTATCTTCTACCCGAGTTTAATGCAATACAAAATGTACTTATGCCTTACAGAATAAAGCATTTTTTTTGCGGTAGAAGTGCTAAGAGAAAGGCAGAAGAACTTTTGGAACTAGTTGGACTTTCTGAGTGCAAGAAAAAGAAGGTATATGACTTATCAGGGGGACAGCAGCAAAGAATTGCTATAGCTAGGGCACTTATGAACGATCCCAGCATAGTTCTTGCGGACGAGCCCACTGGAAATCTTGATTCTACAAATGCAGAGAGTATTTATAAACTCTTTCGACAAATAAATGATAAGTTTAGTACTACCTTTATTATTGTAACTCACGATGTAAATATAGCTAATAAAACTGATAGGATAATACAGATAAAAGATGGACAAGTGCGGGATTAA
- a CDS encoding vWA domain-containing protein — protein MVEKRINLTMTVMSLIGGIIGFIAGEIFINAYKYKMSGSLLMGFYFGIIALCIGTFCLVGEMINPRLNGVGWKNNYLKTSFKFLIPCTFIAIFVFGMLFQFIYESSGLKFQKVNDIVFVIDTSGSMANTDPQNERFSSVLNLMDNMNTQNRVSIYKFDDTSKRIIPMTEVSESLKKNAEEELKQYEIPAGNTNMGEAIDSAYNEINSTKRPGRKAAVILLSDGEDNFGLNKKFDETLKPFKDSNISIYTIGMSNENNFTTLKKIAKDTHGEYYNVKNASDLKGTFSKIYYATQQRLLVDRRDGLTESSTLYMILRVLLITIISGLITMSISFVFDNKNLLKRFLIGGIAAGFLGGLIMEVGFLNSPDHGSLYRALLVIMIALIFTLIPVIVDIKDYSKSSYLRGNQRTSFDKTKGNTFR, from the coding sequence TTGGTAGAAAAAAGAATAAATTTAACTATGACCGTTATGAGTTTAATAGGAGGCATCATAGGATTTATTGCAGGGGAAATTTTTATAAATGCTTATAAGTACAAGATGAGTGGAAGTTTGCTTATGGGGTTTTACTTTGGAATCATAGCACTTTGCATAGGTACTTTTTGTCTTGTAGGAGAGATGATAAATCCAAGGCTGAATGGAGTTGGGTGGAAAAACAATTATTTAAAGACTTCTTTTAAATTTTTGATTCCCTGTACTTTTATTGCAATTTTTGTATTTGGCATGCTTTTTCAATTTATATATGAAAGCAGCGGATTGAAGTTTCAAAAGGTGAACGATATAGTTTTTGTAATAGATACGTCAGGAAGTATGGCAAATACTGACCCTCAAAATGAAAGATTTTCTTCGGTTTTAAATCTTATGGATAATATGAACACACAAAATAGGGTTTCAATATATAAGTTTGACGATACTTCAAAGAGAATAATACCTATGACAGAGGTTTCAGAGTCTCTTAAGAAAAATGCTGAGGAAGAGTTGAAACAATATGAAATTCCAGCTGGGAATACTAACATGGGAGAAGCCATTGACAGTGCTTATAATGAAATAAATTCAACTAAAAGACCTGGAAGAAAGGCTGCGGTAATTTTGCTTTCAGATGGTGAAGACAATTTTGGATTAAATAAAAAATTTGATGAGACTCTTAAACCTTTTAAAGACTCAAATATTTCTATTTACACAATAGGTATGTCTAATGAAAATAACTTTACTACCTTAAAGAAAATTGCAAAAGATACTCATGGAGAATATTATAATGTAAAAAATGCCAGTGATTTAAAGGGAACCTTTAGTAAGATATATTATGCAACTCAGCAGAGGTTATTAGTAGACAGAAGAGATGGATTAACTGAATCTTCTACTTTATATATGATACTTAGAGTACTTTTAATTACAATTATATCTGGACTTATAACAATGTCTATAAGTTTTGTATTTGATAATAAGAATTTACTTAAGAGATTTTTAATAGGTGGAATTGCAGCTGGATTTTTAGGAGGACTTATCATGGAAGTAGGATTTTTAAATTCTCCAGATCATGGTTCTCTTTATAGGGCACTTTTAGTTATTATGATTGCACTTATATTTACGCTAATTCCAGTTATAGTTGATATAAAGGATTATTCTAAAAGCAGTTATTTGAGAGGAAATCAGAGGACTAGTTTTGACAAAACTAAAGGTAATACTTTTAGGTAA